The proteins below come from a single Cervus elaphus chromosome 4, mCerEla1.1, whole genome shotgun sequence genomic window:
- the LOC122688453 gene encoding WD repeat-containing protein 87-like isoform X1, producing the protein MTSPRLIPLWKDFKYLLSDMIQKSTQNLDDLKTDVVVLSDRSQILFKESRYPQNMPLICYYFSDAHFFSSLSWVTTSTKEIQAVVWMKSKTEDMVEKRMFSMTDRLPPIQSMVHTGSFHILVVYCGDLLLRLFGDHLRSFKSLGVVPCRFNITCLCYDPEMKMLLSGILGAVVTWTIERSGRGLQIAHMVALPGDELVHDIVLNGPNGSLLAMCENVVRVLERQGHGLLAEVKKFSSTISGSSITCCFTCSEQGFLYAGNKTGEIQVWNLNWGHCLHTFKAHFSSVICIRSQPEAHTLLTAGREGIIKEWNLTSGNLLRRLELGEELYRLQFIDNTTFFCQTTHSFSLRNLPFFYSLFNVCGSTPQQVRRVRCGSNWFRILCTTEDGLLRFVSPITGNLLVITWPFSILDQATDWAYDPNKEELFVATGSPDVLVFDTTRSPCMAKYLLCASPDSQDLVQCLAYGHFHLGRGLEGLMFSGYQSGVIRVLSQHSCARIETYMHFGAVLALSTLPGGLSGSRENSLLCSYGMDDYIHLSEAVLEGVRVKLRTLASIFCSCQLTHLILLPKSVGAITQTNCLRLWKFHDFLSSGSQDGSMFIETLPLHQCTIISFDVCLSLSLFVTGGSDGSVRIWNFHGRLIAMLDSSLHFGPLCFANDRGDLLVTFNQSLYLVSCLKLLPASLLVRLSLMGLTDEVLEVPKPFIPSFFFSFETMFVPKYIYPGHGQQQLVGLESLVNHRAIAFDHNVPHVIEEDEQGSPVLLSSFKHDFGYKEADASQVKKPPYFHYVLPPQLQLTTWDELNPYQILQCYFGHGREWLLAPDCYIPNSVIRARLWPEGSPISLQCSLHSPVRELEWDKSQQFFFWHSRARAISDVGSYIHEREDEDFLLTRASKDITYTVLTDSANRSWLGKKMSEIAINSLIETILNIIIHATPLKYQCCIGALGQIFASYQVSPPLRSETAHRLLDDTTNSNPLIRELAWEGLKRLGMITHLFAVPLAQGLMDKDDRVRNKTLSLMADTGIHSKTSLLNLVQNRETFREMQQEMVGEETLDRLLGLRAPDLQILHTQVVQRLNENLTLYQGDEKPTFTLDVSGASELTALSEETDTVPEEPEAAFKHSKGPRRGRPVVRKHTRKFLRSLKKPKETGTEPGPLEDEGDQSEAAPTEVEETRSSASSILKVAKDDEQQSSEVDASKDHVALTMKMLRKTRDKRGRKSVSQKTMKRRKRKVTDAKVTYEGLPHTGKTDSITKPLQGTGRGASGAPGLRSRDGLMWRDDLCRLMTLRISGSQTKMLEALNNELVTTAQEMLADRRPSWELFQEICPLLKKDSEELLEDLDWDIAWPEEKPVFIHGSAIREDMVIRGMEEETRETQEQKTEKDTQDLWETHVSPKKGKKKKVLFAQPELSKGKRISKKEEKKSSKPSKQRKAVQQEIKVDKKEKLAKEERGMSQEVEEVAKLKEKVVEQERRPLKDEIKLSWQEWKKSWDQWKNAFSETRISWDEWKNTWESQRHQEEEQLPEEEEPLLPDAEEEQVRRDKTKRTWDEWSQIWEKMSARAREKMLVTQEEVTLEEEPPQEWEEEAEATAEEEEEGEAPMTEEQRQIHQEYKQAQAERKRAKAERRRAQEERKLAQEEEKLAHEERRLAQEERKMAQEYEKLAEKDRKMVQMERKLIQNEEKLAQIEEMLSQDAEKLAQQRKRLAKKLEKLAREEENIAKKGGKLAEVKKIMMQKLDKLAQKELDLAWQEKELAQELEDLTWEEEELAVKEEELNQEEEELINERDRLDQEEMTLPSQEEKLDAEEKKLAQEEELLIQEEKKLAQNMETLTVKEAKLAQKREKLIKNKQKLAQEKTKLVQNMEELPQSKEILAWRLKNLTQEKEKLAQEKVKLAQRRENLIRLQEILIQNRKKSVPEKEEYDMYKNRLVQIEKKLMEEKEKLFQKKEKLATVEEKLTQLEGSLAEKQHKVAHDKMKLAMGKRAMFQELNQLRGDWSTTREEKALDMEMKILTWEKETLAEQKEILFKEETQETSKEKRPTKDELELIKRKLSLEEKILLYEERILATEQTDMAKEKLEFTRGERVYAQEQRKLARLLRKLAKESKGISKEPLKVSSKALKTLQDLIKEERKLTQEEIEMTKLKRLFVLKERELNKVQNELDAKDWDFSKEQPEITIDEKKLAKRQRRLAKEIRRLIKREKNITEQESILARQQRDVIQEIEEEETTEEEEAKSFLKQKSRKREKLKTADTQQEELLSQEDEVKSVKSEESSSEEMERLLDEIEQESLSEEEEEEEEEEEEEEEEEEEMEEEEVKEEGMVEEELVKEEEEGKERKKKKRKKKKKVQEKEEKEEGKEEVAEEESTSDEEMEHLSEKEEGEHRILLEKEVDKKKTIFKREKTYKLPEGGKKHLRGREEVLSIEKRIPDIQSSAVKLEVLKSPSKQLISVVLESKEKLSEPVLTKQISWEDKAVAFGKPGVFPGAGFIDKQELLKKYKPIPLQVLDIVLEAQEPDLETPYLSHMLRKTMEAQKLQGKPLGAKWQWILQRHPSLKKQSEVQLPLSKILAEEIYTDISVSDVEWIRHVLEKMEAGEQLSRDSFHRLCQLLKDLTAKENLEWIHLAKLEAIVYHHKQIMESRGTHVSKPSKEPLGPKYLKVIPPIKGKEKESWLKHLAQTSTPKSLLATKGIPDPKAINWHLLGEPYRSARAKQIATALRGMEMRYYDSATRDIFTGALDCVEKQTLALMFQKDFWAFKDKGRFSRLPKLEKKARPVSKVKEEVPLWETFVALYHVLRMLQERYARDSAAWMEQFNRLMDLYQLKSPRIQKLMQDLLLREEPQFQEVTYKEALRAVELAPGERLFYHLLCGGSQAPKEPLAFQEVVPLPGQNNVRTMLPMGIAQYGILELAWKSLPEADLHLTNELPYVAAPTL; encoded by the exons ATGACTTCTCCCAGACTCATCCCCCTGTGGAAGGACTTTAAATACCTTCTAAGTGACATGATACAGAAAAGCACG CAAAATTTAGATGACCTGAAGACTGATGTAGTTGTGTTGAGTGACCGGTCCCAGATCCTATTCAAAGAGTCTCGCTATCCTCAAAACATGCCGCTTATATGCTACTACTTCAGTGACGCCcacttcttttcttccctctcttgggTGACAACAAGCACAAAAGAAATACAG GCTGTAGTATGGATGAAGAGCAAGACTGAAGACATGGTGGAGAAGAGAATGTTTTCCATGACAGATCGACTGCCACCCATCCAGTCCATGGTCCATACAGGTTCCTTTCATATCCTCGTGGTCTACTGTGGTGACCTGCTCCTGCGGCTCTTCGGGGACCACCTTCGGTCATTCAAATCCCTGGGGGTGGTACCCTGTCGCTTTAACATCACCTGCCTCTGCTATGACCCAGAAATGAAGATGCTTCTGTCGGGCATCCTGGGGGCAGTGGTCACCTGGACCATTGAGCGCAGTGGCAGAGGTCTCCAAATAGCCCACATGGTCGCCCTTCCTGGTGACGAGTTGGTCCATGACATCGTGCTGAACGGCCCCAACGGCTCCCTGCTTGCCATGTGCGAGAATGTGGTGAGGGTCCTGGAGCGCCAGGGCCATGGCCTCCTGGCAGAGGTGAAAAAGTTCTCTTCCACCATCAGTGGCTCCTCGATCACCTGCTGCTTCACCTGTTCTGAGCAGGGCTTTCTTTACGCCGGAAACAAGACTGGGGAGATCCAAGTGTGGAACCTCAATTGGGGCCACTGCCTCCACACTTTCAAGGCCCACTTCTCTTCGGTGATCTGTATCCGCAGCCAGCCAGAAGCCCACACCCTGCTCACAGCTGGCCGGGAAGGCATAATCAAGGAGTGGAACCTGACTTCAGGCAATCTACTGCGGCGGCTCGAACTGGGCGAGGAGCTGTATCGGCTCCAGTTTATTGACAACACCACTTTCTTCTGCCAGACTACCCACTCTTTCTCCTTGCGCAACCTGCCCTTCTTCTATAGCCTCTTCAATGTCTGTGGCTCCACTCCCCAGCAGGTGCGCCGGGTCCGCTGTGGCAGTAACTGGTTCCGGATCCTGTGCACCACCGAGGATGGCCTGCTGCGCTTCGTGTCCCCGATAACAGGGAATCTCCTGGTCATCACCTGGCCCTTCTCAATCCTGGACCAGGCCACGGATTGGGCCTACGACCCCAATAAAGAGGAGCTCTTTGTAGCAACAGGTAGCCCAGACGTGCTGGTCTTTGACACCACCCGCTCCCCTTGCATGGCCAAGTATCTCTTATGTGCCTCACCAGATTCTCAGGACCTGGTACAGTGCCTGGCTTATGGGCACTTCCACCTGGGCCGGGGTCTAGAAGGACTCATGTTCTCTGGATACCAGAGTGGTGTGATTAGAGTGCTCTCCCAGCACAGCTGTGCCCGGATTGAGACATACATGCACTTTGGGGCCGTCTTAGCCCTCTCTACACTGCCCGGAGGGCTCTCTGGTAGCCGAGAAAACTCTTTGCTCTGTTCCTATGGAATGGATGACTACATACACCTCTCAGAAGCTGTGCTTGAAGGGGTCAGAGTGAAACTGCGGACCCTTGCCAGCATTTTCTGCAGCTGTCAGCTAACACACTTGATACTCTTGCCCAAGTCAGTGGGTGCCATCACCCAGACTAACTGCCTGCGTCTCTGGAAGTTCCATGACTTTCTGTCTTCTGGCTCACAGGATGGCTCAATGTTCATAGAGACCTTGCCTTTGCACCAATGCACCATCATCTCTTTTGATGTCTGCCTGTCCCTGAGTCTTTTTGTCACGGGTGGCAGTGATGGCTCTGTCCGGATCTGGAATTTCCATGGGAGACTCATAGCCATGCTGGACTCATCACTGCACTTTGGCCCACTCTGCTTTGCAAATGACCGGGGTGACCTGCTTGTAACTTTCAACCAGAGTCTTTATCTGGTGTCCTGTTTAAAGCTGCTTCCCGCATCCCTGCTGGTTCGCCTCTCCCTTATGGGTCTGACAGATGAAGTGCTCGAAGTCCCTAAGCCTTTCATACCAAGCTTCTTCTTCTCCTTCGAGACCATGTTTGTGCCCAAGTATATCTACCCTGGACATGGGCAGCAGCAACTGGTGGGTCTGGAGAGTCTCGTCAATCATCGGGCCATTGCCTTTGATCATAATGTGCCACATGTCATTGAAGAAGACGAGCAAGGGAGCCCTGTGCTACTCTCTTCCTTCAAACATGATTTCGGGTATAAGGAAGCTGATGCGTCACAGGTGAAAAAGCCACCTTATTTCCATTATGTGCTTCCTCCCCAGCTACAGCTGACTACCTGGGATGAACTCAACCCCTATCAGATACTGCAATGCTACTTTGGCCACGGGCGGGAATGGCTCTTGGCTCCAGATTGCTACATCCCTAACTCAGTGATCCGGGCCCGTCTCTGGCCAGAGGGcagcccgatatccctgcagtgcagCCTGCACTCACCTGTGCGGGAGCTGGAATGGGACAAGTCTCAACAATTCTTCTTCTGGCACAGCCGGGCAAGAGCTATAAGCGATGTGGGATCATACATACATGAAAGGGAAGATGAAGACTTCCTCCTCACAAGAGCATCCAAggatatcacttacactgttcttACAGACTCAGCAAACCGCAGTTGGCTGGGAAAAAAGATGAGTGAAATTGCTATCAATAGCCTGATTGAGACAATTCTCAATATTATAATCCATGCCACTCCACTGAAGTACCAGTGCTGTATTGGTGCTCTCGGGCAGATCTTTGCCTCTTACCAGGTGTCTCCACCCCTGCGCTCTGAAACAGCCCACCGTCTGTTGGATGATACAACCAATTCCAACCCACTGATTCGAGAGCTGGCCTGGGAAGGGCTGAAGCGTCTAGGAATGATTACTCATCTCTTTGCCGTGCCTCTGGCCCAGGGACTAATGGACAAAGATGACAGAGTGAGGAATAAGACCCTGAGCCTTATGGCTGATACTGGAATCCATTCTAAGACCTCACTCTTGAACTTGGTCCAGAATCGAGAGACTTTCCGGGAGATGCA GCAGGAAATGGTTGGGGAGGAAACCTTGGACCGTCTGCTGGGACTGCGAGCCCCAGATCTCCAAATCCTTCATACTCAAGTGGTGCAGCGATTGAATGAAAACCTGACCTTATACCAGGGTGATGAAAAGCCTACTTTTACTTTAGATGTCTCAGGGGCTTCTGAACTTACTGCCCTTTCCGAGGAAACTGATACTGTCCCTGAAGAACCTGAAGCTGCCTTCAAGCACAGCAAAGGCCCAAGACGGGGCCGACCAGTAGTCAGAAAGCACA CCCGAAAATTTTTGCGGAGCCTCAAGAAGCCCAAAGAAACTGGCACAGAGCCAGGTCCCTTAGAGGATGAAGGTGATCAGAGTGAAGCTGCACCCACTGAGGTGGAGGAGACTAGGTCTTCAGCCTCCAGTATATTAAAGGTTGCAAAAGATGATGAACAACAATCTTCAGAGGTAGATGCCTCAAAGGATCACGTGGCCTTGACCATGAAGATGTTGAGGAAGACACGTGACAAAAGAGGCCGTAAATCAGTATCTCAGAAAACCATGAAGAGGCGCAAAAGGAAAGTAACAGACGCTAAAGTTACATATGAGGGATTACCACATACTGGAAAGACAGACTCAATTACGAAGCCACTGCAAGGCACAGGGCGGGGTGCCTCTGGAGCTCCTGGCCTCAGGTCTAGAGATGGCTTGATGTGGCGGGACGACCTGTGTCGTCTTATGACCCTGAGGATATCTGGTTCCCAGACAAAAATGTTAGAAGCTCTCAACAATGAGCTAGTGACCACGGCTCAGGAGATGCTGGCTGATCGACGGCCCAGCTGGGAGCTTTTTCAGGAGATCTGCCCCCTGCTGAAGAAAGACAGTGAGGAACTGCTTGAGGACCTTGACTGGGATATAGCCTGGCCAGAGGAGAAACCAGTTTTTATTCACGGATCAGCAATTAGAGAGGACATGGTAATCAGAGGCATGGAAGAGGAGACAAGAGAGACGCAAGagcaaaagacagaaaaggacacGCAGGACCTGTGGGAAACCCATGTAAGTCcaaaaaaaggcaagaagaagAAAGTTCTTTTTGCACAACCAGAACTAAGCAAGGGAAAACGAAtatcaaagaaagaagagaaaaaatccTCTAAACCTTCTAAACAGAGGAAAGCAGTCCAGCAGGAGATAAAAGTGGATAAAAAAGAGAAGCTAGCCAAAGAAGAGAGGGGCATGAGTCAGGAAGTGGAGGAGGTGGCCAAATTAAAGGAGAAAGTGGTTGAGCAAGAAAGAAGGCCACTTAAGGATGAGATAAAACTGTCTTGGCAGGAGTGGAAGAAGTCATGGGATCAATGGAAAAATGCTTTCAGTGAGACAAGGATATCATGGGATGAATGGAAGAACACATGGGAAAGCCAGCGTCATCAGGAAGAGGAGCAACTACCTGAGGAGGAAGAGCCGCTGCTCCCGGATGCAGAAGAGGAACAAGTCAGAAGGGACAAGACGAAGCGGACATGGGATGAATGGTCACAGATCTGGGAAAAGATGTCAGCCAGGGCCAGGGAGAAGATGTTGGTGACTCAGGAGGAAGTGACCCTGGAGGAAGAACCACCTCAGGAGTGGGAAGAAGAAGCAGAAGCAAcagcagaagaagaagaagaaggagaagcacCAATGACGGAAGAGCAGAGGCAGATCCACCAAGAATACAAACAGGCCCAGGCTGAGCGAAAACGGGCCAAGGCTGAAAGAAGACGGGCCCAAGAAGAGAGGAAGCTAGCTCAGGAAGAGGAGAAGCTAGCACATGAAGAGAGGAGACTAGctcaggaagagaggaaaatggcCCAAGAGTATGAGAAACTGGCCGAGAAAGACAGGAAAATGGTCCAGATGGAGAGGAAGCTTATCCAGAATGAGGAAAAACTAGCCCAAATAGAGGAGATGCTGAGCCAGGATGCAGAGAAATTGGCCCAGCAAAGGAAGAGACTAGCCAAGAAATTGGAGAAACTGGCCCGAGAAGAAGAGAACATAGCAAAGAAAGGAGGGAAGCTAGCTGAAGTCAAAAAGATAATGATGCAGAAATTGGATAAACTGGCCCAGAAGGAGCTAGATCTAGCATGGCAAGAAAAGGAACTAGCCCAGGAATTGGAGGATCTGACCTGGGAAGAGGAGGAACTGGCTGTGAAAGAAGAGGAACTGAATCAGGAAGAGGAGGAACTAATCAATGAACGGGACAGGCTGGATCAGGAAGAGATGACACTGCCATCGCAAGAAGAGAAACTGGATGCGGAAGAGAAA aaactgGCCCAAGAGGAAGAGCTACTGATCCAGGAAGAGAAGAAACTGGCCCAGAACATGGAAACACTGACAGTGAAGGAGGCAAAACTTGCCcagaaaagggagaaattgatAAAGAATAAGCAGAAACTGGCCCAGGAGAAGACTAAGCTTGTCCAAAACATGGAGGAACTTCCCCAAAGCAAGGAAATACTGGCCTGGAGGCTAAAAAACCTGACCCAGGAGAAGGAGAAACTGGCTCAGGAGAAGGTGAAATTGGCTCAGAGGAGGGAAAACTTAATCCGGCTCCAAGAAATCCTCATCCAGAACAGAAAGAAATCAGTCCCTGAGAAGGAGGAGTATGACATGTATAAGAATAGGCTGGTTCAGATAGAGAAGAAGCTgatggaggaaaaagagaaactctTCCAGAAGAAGGAGAAACTGGCTACCGTTGAGGAGAAACTGACCCAATTagagggaagcctggctgagAAACAGCACAAAGTAGCCCATGACAAAATGAAATTAGCCATGGGGAAGAGGGCAATGTTCCAAGAACTGAACCAGCTCAGAGGTGACTGGTCTACTACCAGGGAAGAAAAGGCACTGGACATGGAAATGAAAATACTGACCTGGGAGAAAGAGACACTGGCTGAGCAAAAGGAAATTCTCTTTAAGGAAGAAACTCAAGAAACTTCCAAAGAGAAAAGACCAACTAAGGATGAACTAGAGCTAATCAAGAGGAAATTGTCACTAGAGGAAAAGATATTGCTCTATGAAGAAAGGATCCTGGCCACAGAGCAAACAGACATGGCCAAAGAAAAACTGGAATTTACCAGAGGAGAgagagtatatgcccaggaacAAAGGAAGCTAGCCAGGTTACTAAGAAAATTAGCTAAAGAAAGCAAGGGCATTTCCAAGGAACCATTAAAAGTGAGCAGCAAAGCCTTAAAGACACTTCAAGACCttattaaagaagaaaggaaactaaCCCAGGAAGAAATAGAGATGACAAAGTTAAAGAGGTTATTTGTCCTTAAGGAAAGGGAATTGAACAAGGTACAGAATGAACTTGATGCCAAGGACTGGGATTTTTCCAAGGAACAACCAGAAATTACCATAGATGAGAAGAAACTGGCTAAGAGGCAGAGAAGACTAGCCAAGGAAATTAGAAGATTGATaaagagggagaaaaatattACTGAACAAGAAAGCATATTGGCCAGGCAACAGAGAGATGTCATACAGGAAatagaggaagaagaaacaacagaggaagaagaggcaaaGTCATTCCTTAAacaaaagtcaagaaaaagagaaaagctaaaGACAGCTGATACACAACAGGAAGAGTTACTCAGCCAAGAGGACGAggtgaaaagtgtgaaaagtgaGGAGAGCTCTTCTGAAGAAATGGAACGCCTGTTAGATGAAATAGAGCAAGAGAGTTtgtctgaggaggaggaggaagaagaggaggaagaagaggaagaggaggaggaagaggaggaaatggaagaggaggaggtgaaggaagAGGGAATGGTAGAGGaggagttggtgaaggaggaagaggaagggaaggagaggaagaagaagaaaaggaaaaagaaaaaaaaagtgcaggaaaaggaagagaaggaagaggggaaagagGAAGTAGCTGAGGAGGAAAGCACAAGTGATGAAGAGATGGAACATCTGagtgagaaagaggaaggagagcaCAGAATCTTGTTAGAAAAAGAGGTagacaagaaaaaaacaatttttaaaagagaaaaaacatataagttaccagaaggaggaaaaaagcacttaagaggaagagaagaagtcCTTTCTATTGAAAAAAGAATCCCTGACATCCAAAGCAGTGCTGTAAAACTGGAAGTTCTGAAAAGCCCTTCCAAGCAACTGATCTCAGTCGTTCTGGAGAGCAAAGAGAAGCTATCAGAGCCAGTGCTAACTAAACAAATATCCTGGGAAGATAAGGCCGTAGCATTTGGGAAGCCTGGAGTATTCCCAGGGGCAGGGTTTATAGATAAACAAGAACTGTTGAAGAAATATAAGCCCATACCTCTACAAGTTTTGGATATAGTTTTGGAGGCCCAGGAGCCTGACTTAGAGACCCCATATttatcccacatgctgaggaagACCATGGAAGCTCAGAaactccaaggcaaaccactggGGGCCAAGTGGCAGTGGATCCTGCAGCGTCATCCATCTCTGAAGAAACAGAGTGAGGTACAATTACCTTTGTCCAAAATCCTGGCTGAGGAAATCTACACAGACATCAGTGTCTCGGATGTAGAGTGGATCCGCCACGTCCTAGAAAAGATGGAGGCAGGAGAACAGCTTTCCAGGGATAGTTTCCACCGATTGTGCCAGCTTCTCAAAGACCTCACCGCAAAGGAGAACTTAGAGTGGATACACCTGGCCAAGCTCGAAGCCATCGTGTACCATCACAAGCAGATCATGGAATCCCGAGGCACACATGTCTCCAAGCCCAGTAAGGAGCCCCTGGGTCCAAAGTACCTCAAAGTGATCCCTCCcatcaaaggaaaggaaaaggagagctGGCTCAAACATCTGGCTCAAACATCCACACCAAAGTCTCTGTTAGCTACCAAAGGGATCCCAGACCCGAAGGCTATCAACTGGCATCTTCTGGGAGAGCCTTACCGGAGTGCGCGGGCAAAGCAGATAGCCACTGCTCTCAGGGGGATGGAGATGCGATACTATGATTCTGCCACAAGAGACATTTTCACAGGTGCCCTGGACTGTGTTGAAAAACAAACCCTGGCGCTGATGTTTCAGAAAGACTTCTGGGCTTTTAAGGATAAGGGCAGGTTTTCCAGGTTGCCCAAGTTGGAGAAGAAGGCACGACCCGTCTCTAAAGTAAAGGAGGAGGTGCCTCTGTGGGAGACGTTTGTGGCACTGTACCATGTTCTGCGGATGTTGCAGGAGCGATATGCAAGAGACAGTGCTGCATGGATGGAACAATTCAACCGTCTTATGGACCTATACCAGCTTAAGTCTCCCCGAATCCAGAAGCTGATGCAGGACTTGCTACTGAGAGAAGAGCCCCAATTCCAAGAGGTCACTTACAAAGAGGCCCTAAGGGCCGTGGAGCTAGCCCCTGGGGAGCGGTTGTTCTACCACCTGCTCTGTGGTGGCTCTCAAGCCCCTAAAGAGCCTCTGGCATTCCAGGAGGTGGTTCCCCTCCCTGGGCAGAACAATGTGCGTACCATGCTCCCCATGGGCATTGCCCAGTATGGGATCTTAGAGCTTGCCTGGAAGAGCCTGCCGGAAGCTGATTTACACCTCACCAATGAACTGCCCTATGTAGCTGCTCCTACTCTCTGA